Proteins from a single region of Bos javanicus breed banteng chromosome 7, ARS-OSU_banteng_1.0, whole genome shotgun sequence:
- the RASAL3 gene encoding RAS protein activator like-3 isoform X2 → MDPPSPSRASQTQPAAPSPLTSYRWHSGGGGEKGAGGFRWGRLAGWGRAQSHQETTASSQPAPRSLFRRVLSAPPKESRTSRLKISKSLWGKNKSPPLDSEPEPENPEPEPELEPLATQIPEAPTPDVPVWNIEAFTLLDGKLVLLGNEDEGPRQPRMGSASSESSIHVASGNLKDPDRTPGKTDPEAAGPHQIHNVRGLLKRLKEKKKAKSELGASASRDGPPSALGSRESLATISELDLGAERDVRVWPLHPSLLEEPHCFQVTWAGGSRCFSCRSAAERDRWIEDLRRHFQPSQDNVEREETWLSVWVHEVKGLPRAAAAAPGVRTELWLDGALLARTTPRAGPGQLFWAERFHFEALPPARRLSLRLRGAGPGDAVLGRVALALEELGIPRAPAAGLERWFPLLGAPAGAALRARIRARRLRVLPSERYKELAEFLTFHYARLCGALELALSAQAKEELAAAMVRVLRATGRAQALVTDLGTAELARSGGREALLFRENTLATKAIDEYMKLVAQDYLQETLGQVVRRLCASTEDCEVDPSKCPASDLPQHQSRLRNSCKEVFENIIHSYKFGEKEAYMSFMNTFLEDHGPAMQHFLDQVATVDADTAPSGYQGSSDLALQLAVLHAQLCTIFAELDQATRDNLEPLPTILHAIEEGRPVPVTVPMCLPAPRTQGHSSISAGEKPGFLAPRDLPKHTPLISKSQSLRSVHGAGSWARPRLEEEQPPRLPRPVKRTQSVPAGRPARRRPSAGPRPRPKGSLHAGPAPRGRPWTGASASLPRKPSVPWQRQMDQPRDKDQALGTHRPVGKLAELQCEVAALRQDLKMLSGLVESLSTHIRSLSEQQEQLRTQLQLLDSRLREGTAKLDPGRDRSTNEGHRLKSLECRLAEIESTQAQLKDTIQNLQLLPRTSESQSQPVPLKAPCINGDTT, encoded by the exons ATGGACCCACCTTCACCAAGCCGGGCCTCCCAAACCCAGCCTGCAGCCCCATCTCCTTTAACCTCCTACCGCTGGCACtcagggggtggtggggagaagggggCTGGGGGGTTCCGCTGGGGCCGCCTTGCAGGATGGGGGAGGgcacagagccaccaggagacCACGGCCAGCAGCCAGCCGGCCCCGCGCTCGCTGTTTCGTCGCGTCCTCTCTGCACCCCCCAAGGAGTCACGCACGAGCCGCCTGAAAATATCCAAGAGCCTCTGGGGGAAAAACAAGAGCCCACCGCTGGATTCAGAGCCGGAGCCAGAAAACCCAG AACCTGAGCCGGAGCTGGAGCCCCTGGCCACACAGATCCCAGAGGCTCCCACCCCCGACGTGCCCGTCTGGAACATCGAAGCCTTCACACTACTTGATGGGAAGCTGGTGCTGCTTGGGAATGAAGATGAG GGTCCTCGCCAGCCCCGGATGGGGAGCGCTAGCTCTGAGAGCAGCATCCACGTGGCCTCGGGGAATCTCAAGGATCCAG ATCGGACCCCTGGAAAGACAGATCCAGAGGCTGCTGGCCCCCACCAGATCCACAATGTTCGT GGGCTGCTGAAGCggttgaaagagaagaaaaaggccaAGTCAGAGCTAGGAGCCAGTGCTTCCCGAGATGG GCCCCCCAGTGCTCTGGGCTCCCGGGAATCGCTGGCCACGATTTCCGAACTGGACCTCGGAGCCGAGCGGGACGTGCGGGTCTGGCCACTGCACCCCAGCCTGCTGGAGGAGCCCCACTGCTTCCAG GTAACATGGGCGGGCGGGAGTCGCTGCTTCTCCTGTCGCTCAGCTGCCGAGAGAGACCGCTGGATCGAGGACCTTCGTCGCCACTTCCAGCCTAGTCAG GACAACGTGGAGCGGGAAGAGACGTGGCTGAGCGTGTGGGTGCACGAAGTGAAGGGGCTgccccgggcggcggcggcggcgccagGAGTGCGCACGGAGCTGTGGTTGGACGGAGCGCTGCTGGCGCGCACGACTCCGCGGGCCGGCCCGGGCCAGCTCTTCTGGGCAGAACGCTTCCATTTTGAGGCGCTGCCGCCAGCGCGTCGTCTGTCCCTGCGACTACGCGGAGCGGGCCCCGGGGACGCGGTACTGGGCCGGGTGGCCTTGGCGCTGGAAGAGCTGGGCATCCCCCGGGCGCCCGCCGCAGGTCTGGAGCGTTGGTTCCCGTTGCTCGGGGCGCCAGCCGGCGCGGCGCTGCGGGCACGAATCCGGGCGCGGCGCCTGAGAGTGCTGCCGTCGGAGCGCTACAAGGAGCTGGCGGAGTTCCTCACGTTCCACTACGCGCGCCTCTGCGGGGCTCTCGAACTCGCGCTGTCCGCTCAAGCCAAGGAAGAGCTGGCCGCCGCCATGGTGCGCGTGCTGCGGGCAACCGGCCGGGCTCAG GCCTTGGTGACAGACCTGGGCACCGCAGAGCTGGCACGCAGTGGAGGCCGTGAGGCACTGCTGTTCCGGGAAAACACATTGGCCACCAAGGCCATCGATGAGTACATGAAGCTGGTGGCACAGGATTACCTCCAAGAGACGCTGG GACAGGTCGTGCGGCGTCTCTGTGCCTCCACCGAGGACTGTGAGGTGGACCCCAGTAAATGCCCAGCCTCAGATCTGCCCCAGCACCAGAGCAGACTGCGAAACAGCTGCAAGGAGGTCTTTGAGAACATCATCCACTCCTACAA GTTTGGTGAGAAGGAAGCCTACATGAGCTTCATGAACACCTTTCTGGAGGATCATGGACCTGCCATGCAACATTTCCTGGACCAGGTGGCCACGGTGGATGCAGACACAGCACCCAGTGGTTATCAGGGCAGCAGTGACCTGGCCCTCCAGCTGGCAGTCCTGCATGCCCagctctgtactatctttgctgAACTTGACCAG GCCACCCGGGACAACCTGGAACCGCTGCCCACTATCCTGCATGCCATCGAAGAGGGCCGACCTGTACCTGTGACTGTGCCAATGTGTCTCCCAGCACCCCGCACCCAGGGCCATTCCAG caTCTCTGCAGGGGAGAAGCCTGGCTTTCTGGCCCCCCGCGACCTCCCCAAGCACACCCCTCTCATCTCCAAGAGTCAGTCCCTGCGCAGCGTTCACGGCGCAGGTAGTTGGGCCCGGCCCCGGCTGGAGGAGGAACAGCCCCCTCGGCTGCCTCGGCCGGTAAAGCGCACTCAGAGTGTCCCGGCTGGCCGCCCCGCTCGCCGCCGCCCGTCTGCCGGACCGCGGCCGCGACCCAAAGGCTCCCTACACGCGGGACCCGCGCCCCGCGGCCGGCCCTGGACTGGAGCCTCAGCATCGCTGCCTCGGAAGCCGTCGGTGCCCTGGCAGCGCCAGATGGACCAGCCAAGAGACAAAGACCAGGCGCTGGGCACCCACCGACCCGTGGGCAAG CTGGCGGAGCTTCAGTGCGAGGTGGCTGCCCTGCGTCAGGATCTGAAGATGCTGTCCGGCCTCGTGGAGTCACTCAGCACCCACATCCGGTCCTTGAGCGAGCAGCAGGAGCAGCTTCGGACCCAGCTTCAGCTCCTGGATTCCAGGCTCCGAGAAGG GACCGCGAAGTTGGATCCAGGGCGCGATCGTTCAACCAATGAGGGCCACAGGCTGAAAAGTCTG GAGTGCCGACTAGCTGAGATAGAGAGTACTCAGGCCCAGCTGAAGGATACCATCCAGAACCTGCAGCTTCTTCCCAGGACATCGGAGTCCCAGAGCCAGCCCGTGCCCCTCAAAGCTCCCTGCATCAACGGAGACACCACTTGA
- the RASAL3 gene encoding RAS protein activator like-3 isoform X1, which yields MDPPSPSRASQTQPAAPSPLTSYRWHSGGGGEKGAGGFRWGRLAGWGRAQSHQETTASSQPAPRSLFRRVLSAPPKESRTSRLKISKSLWGKNKSPPLDSEPEPENPEPEPELEPLATQIPEAPTPDVPVWNIEAFTLLDGKLVLLGNEDEGPRQPRMGSASSESSIHVASGNLKDPDRTPGKTDPEAAGPHQIHNVRGLLKRLKEKKKAKSELGASASRDGPPSALGSRESLATISELDLGAERDVRVWPLHPSLLEEPHCFQVTWAGGSRCFSCRSAAERDRWIEDLRRHFQPSQDNVEREETWLSVWVHEVKGLPRAAAAAPGVRTELWLDGALLARTTPRAGPGQLFWAERFHFEALPPARRLSLRLRGAGPGDAVLGRVALALEELGIPRAPAAGLERWFPLLGAPAGAALRARIRARRLRVLPSERYKELAEFLTFHYARLCGALELALSAQAKEELAAAMVRVLRATGRAQALVTDLGTAELARSGGREALLFRENTLATKAIDEYMKLVAQDYLQETLGQVVRRLCASTEDCEVDPSKCPASDLPQHQSRLRNSCKEVFENIIHSYNWFPAELGTVFSGWREACKARGSEALGPRLVCASLFLRLLCPAILSPSLFGLAPEHPAPGPARTLTLIAKVIQNLANRAPFGEKEAYMSFMNTFLEDHGPAMQHFLDQVATVDADTAPSGYQGSSDLALQLAVLHAQLCTIFAELDQATRDNLEPLPTILHAIEEGRPVPVTVPMCLPAPRTQGHSSISAGEKPGFLAPRDLPKHTPLISKSQSLRSVHGAGSWARPRLEEEQPPRLPRPVKRTQSVPAGRPARRRPSAGPRPRPKGSLHAGPAPRGRPWTGASASLPRKPSVPWQRQMDQPRDKDQALGTHRPVGKLAELQCEVAALRQDLKMLSGLVESLSTHIRSLSEQQEQLRTQLQLLDSRLREGTAKLDPGRDRSTNEGHRLKSLECRLAEIESTQAQLKDTIQNLQLLPRTSESQSQPVPLKAPCINGDTT from the exons ATGGACCCACCTTCACCAAGCCGGGCCTCCCAAACCCAGCCTGCAGCCCCATCTCCTTTAACCTCCTACCGCTGGCACtcagggggtggtggggagaagggggCTGGGGGGTTCCGCTGGGGCCGCCTTGCAGGATGGGGGAGGgcacagagccaccaggagacCACGGCCAGCAGCCAGCCGGCCCCGCGCTCGCTGTTTCGTCGCGTCCTCTCTGCACCCCCCAAGGAGTCACGCACGAGCCGCCTGAAAATATCCAAGAGCCTCTGGGGGAAAAACAAGAGCCCACCGCTGGATTCAGAGCCGGAGCCAGAAAACCCAG AACCTGAGCCGGAGCTGGAGCCCCTGGCCACACAGATCCCAGAGGCTCCCACCCCCGACGTGCCCGTCTGGAACATCGAAGCCTTCACACTACTTGATGGGAAGCTGGTGCTGCTTGGGAATGAAGATGAG GGTCCTCGCCAGCCCCGGATGGGGAGCGCTAGCTCTGAGAGCAGCATCCACGTGGCCTCGGGGAATCTCAAGGATCCAG ATCGGACCCCTGGAAAGACAGATCCAGAGGCTGCTGGCCCCCACCAGATCCACAATGTTCGT GGGCTGCTGAAGCggttgaaagagaagaaaaaggccaAGTCAGAGCTAGGAGCCAGTGCTTCCCGAGATGG GCCCCCCAGTGCTCTGGGCTCCCGGGAATCGCTGGCCACGATTTCCGAACTGGACCTCGGAGCCGAGCGGGACGTGCGGGTCTGGCCACTGCACCCCAGCCTGCTGGAGGAGCCCCACTGCTTCCAG GTAACATGGGCGGGCGGGAGTCGCTGCTTCTCCTGTCGCTCAGCTGCCGAGAGAGACCGCTGGATCGAGGACCTTCGTCGCCACTTCCAGCCTAGTCAG GACAACGTGGAGCGGGAAGAGACGTGGCTGAGCGTGTGGGTGCACGAAGTGAAGGGGCTgccccgggcggcggcggcggcgccagGAGTGCGCACGGAGCTGTGGTTGGACGGAGCGCTGCTGGCGCGCACGACTCCGCGGGCCGGCCCGGGCCAGCTCTTCTGGGCAGAACGCTTCCATTTTGAGGCGCTGCCGCCAGCGCGTCGTCTGTCCCTGCGACTACGCGGAGCGGGCCCCGGGGACGCGGTACTGGGCCGGGTGGCCTTGGCGCTGGAAGAGCTGGGCATCCCCCGGGCGCCCGCCGCAGGTCTGGAGCGTTGGTTCCCGTTGCTCGGGGCGCCAGCCGGCGCGGCGCTGCGGGCACGAATCCGGGCGCGGCGCCTGAGAGTGCTGCCGTCGGAGCGCTACAAGGAGCTGGCGGAGTTCCTCACGTTCCACTACGCGCGCCTCTGCGGGGCTCTCGAACTCGCGCTGTCCGCTCAAGCCAAGGAAGAGCTGGCCGCCGCCATGGTGCGCGTGCTGCGGGCAACCGGCCGGGCTCAG GCCTTGGTGACAGACCTGGGCACCGCAGAGCTGGCACGCAGTGGAGGCCGTGAGGCACTGCTGTTCCGGGAAAACACATTGGCCACCAAGGCCATCGATGAGTACATGAAGCTGGTGGCACAGGATTACCTCCAAGAGACGCTGG GACAGGTCGTGCGGCGTCTCTGTGCCTCCACCGAGGACTGTGAGGTGGACCCCAGTAAATGCCCAGCCTCAGATCTGCCCCAGCACCAGAGCAGACTGCGAAACAGCTGCAAGGAGGTCTTTGAGAACATCATCCACTCCTACAA CTGGTTCCCAGCAGAGCTGGGCACTGTGTTCTCAGGCTGGCGAGAAGCATGCAAAGCACGTGGCTCTGAGGCACTGGGGCCCCGACTCGTATGTGCCTCTCTCTTTCTGCGGCTCCTGTGTCCTGCCATTCTGTCACCCAGCCTCTTCGGCCTAGCACCAGAGCACCCGGCACCTGGCCCAGCCCGCACCCTCACACTGATTGCCAAGGTCATCCAGAACCTTGCCAACCGTGCTCC GTTTGGTGAGAAGGAAGCCTACATGAGCTTCATGAACACCTTTCTGGAGGATCATGGACCTGCCATGCAACATTTCCTGGACCAGGTGGCCACGGTGGATGCAGACACAGCACCCAGTGGTTATCAGGGCAGCAGTGACCTGGCCCTCCAGCTGGCAGTCCTGCATGCCCagctctgtactatctttgctgAACTTGACCAG GCCACCCGGGACAACCTGGAACCGCTGCCCACTATCCTGCATGCCATCGAAGAGGGCCGACCTGTACCTGTGACTGTGCCAATGTGTCTCCCAGCACCCCGCACCCAGGGCCATTCCAG caTCTCTGCAGGGGAGAAGCCTGGCTTTCTGGCCCCCCGCGACCTCCCCAAGCACACCCCTCTCATCTCCAAGAGTCAGTCCCTGCGCAGCGTTCACGGCGCAGGTAGTTGGGCCCGGCCCCGGCTGGAGGAGGAACAGCCCCCTCGGCTGCCTCGGCCGGTAAAGCGCACTCAGAGTGTCCCGGCTGGCCGCCCCGCTCGCCGCCGCCCGTCTGCCGGACCGCGGCCGCGACCCAAAGGCTCCCTACACGCGGGACCCGCGCCCCGCGGCCGGCCCTGGACTGGAGCCTCAGCATCGCTGCCTCGGAAGCCGTCGGTGCCCTGGCAGCGCCAGATGGACCAGCCAAGAGACAAAGACCAGGCGCTGGGCACCCACCGACCCGTGGGCAAG CTGGCGGAGCTTCAGTGCGAGGTGGCTGCCCTGCGTCAGGATCTGAAGATGCTGTCCGGCCTCGTGGAGTCACTCAGCACCCACATCCGGTCCTTGAGCGAGCAGCAGGAGCAGCTTCGGACCCAGCTTCAGCTCCTGGATTCCAGGCTCCGAGAAGG GACCGCGAAGTTGGATCCAGGGCGCGATCGTTCAACCAATGAGGGCCACAGGCTGAAAAGTCTG GAGTGCCGACTAGCTGAGATAGAGAGTACTCAGGCCCAGCTGAAGGATACCATCCAGAACCTGCAGCTTCTTCCCAGGACATCGGAGTCCCAGAGCCAGCCCGTGCCCCTCAAAGCTCCCTGCATCAACGGAGACACCACTTGA
- the RASAL3 gene encoding RAS protein activator like-3 isoform X3, with amino-acid sequence MDPPSPSRASQTQPAAPSPLTSYRWHSGGGGEKGAGGFRWGRLAGWGRAQSHQETTASSQPAPRSLFRRVLSAPPKESRTSRLKISKSLWGKNKSPPLDSEPEPENPEPEPELEPLATQIPEAPTPDVPVWNIEAFTLLDGKLVLLGNEDEGPRQPRMGSASSESSIHVASGNLKDPDRTPGKTDPEAAGPHQIHNVRGLLKRLKEKKKAKSELGASASRDGPPSALGSRESLATISELDLGAERDVRVWPLHPSLLEEPHCFQVTWAGGSRCFSCRSAAERDRWIEDLRRHFQPSQDNVEREETWLSVWVHEVKGLPRAAAAAPGVRTELWLDGALLARTTPRAGPGQLFWAERFHFEALPPARRLSLRLRGAGPGDAVLGRVALALEELGIPRAPAAGLERWFPLLGAPAGAALRARIRARRLRVLPSERYKELAEFLTFHYARLCGALELALSAQAKEELAAAMVRVLRATGRAQALVTDLGTAELARSGGREALLFRENTLATKAIDEYMKLVAQDYLQETLGQVVRRLCASTEDCEVDPSKCPASDLPQHQSRLRNSCKEVFENIIHSYNWFPAELGTVFSGWREACKARGSEALGPRLVCASLFLRLLCPAILSPSLFGLAPEHPAPGPARTLTLIAKVW; translated from the exons ATGGACCCACCTTCACCAAGCCGGGCCTCCCAAACCCAGCCTGCAGCCCCATCTCCTTTAACCTCCTACCGCTGGCACtcagggggtggtggggagaagggggCTGGGGGGTTCCGCTGGGGCCGCCTTGCAGGATGGGGGAGGgcacagagccaccaggagacCACGGCCAGCAGCCAGCCGGCCCCGCGCTCGCTGTTTCGTCGCGTCCTCTCTGCACCCCCCAAGGAGTCACGCACGAGCCGCCTGAAAATATCCAAGAGCCTCTGGGGGAAAAACAAGAGCCCACCGCTGGATTCAGAGCCGGAGCCAGAAAACCCAG AACCTGAGCCGGAGCTGGAGCCCCTGGCCACACAGATCCCAGAGGCTCCCACCCCCGACGTGCCCGTCTGGAACATCGAAGCCTTCACACTACTTGATGGGAAGCTGGTGCTGCTTGGGAATGAAGATGAG GGTCCTCGCCAGCCCCGGATGGGGAGCGCTAGCTCTGAGAGCAGCATCCACGTGGCCTCGGGGAATCTCAAGGATCCAG ATCGGACCCCTGGAAAGACAGATCCAGAGGCTGCTGGCCCCCACCAGATCCACAATGTTCGT GGGCTGCTGAAGCggttgaaagagaagaaaaaggccaAGTCAGAGCTAGGAGCCAGTGCTTCCCGAGATGG GCCCCCCAGTGCTCTGGGCTCCCGGGAATCGCTGGCCACGATTTCCGAACTGGACCTCGGAGCCGAGCGGGACGTGCGGGTCTGGCCACTGCACCCCAGCCTGCTGGAGGAGCCCCACTGCTTCCAG GTAACATGGGCGGGCGGGAGTCGCTGCTTCTCCTGTCGCTCAGCTGCCGAGAGAGACCGCTGGATCGAGGACCTTCGTCGCCACTTCCAGCCTAGTCAG GACAACGTGGAGCGGGAAGAGACGTGGCTGAGCGTGTGGGTGCACGAAGTGAAGGGGCTgccccgggcggcggcggcggcgccagGAGTGCGCACGGAGCTGTGGTTGGACGGAGCGCTGCTGGCGCGCACGACTCCGCGGGCCGGCCCGGGCCAGCTCTTCTGGGCAGAACGCTTCCATTTTGAGGCGCTGCCGCCAGCGCGTCGTCTGTCCCTGCGACTACGCGGAGCGGGCCCCGGGGACGCGGTACTGGGCCGGGTGGCCTTGGCGCTGGAAGAGCTGGGCATCCCCCGGGCGCCCGCCGCAGGTCTGGAGCGTTGGTTCCCGTTGCTCGGGGCGCCAGCCGGCGCGGCGCTGCGGGCACGAATCCGGGCGCGGCGCCTGAGAGTGCTGCCGTCGGAGCGCTACAAGGAGCTGGCGGAGTTCCTCACGTTCCACTACGCGCGCCTCTGCGGGGCTCTCGAACTCGCGCTGTCCGCTCAAGCCAAGGAAGAGCTGGCCGCCGCCATGGTGCGCGTGCTGCGGGCAACCGGCCGGGCTCAG GCCTTGGTGACAGACCTGGGCACCGCAGAGCTGGCACGCAGTGGAGGCCGTGAGGCACTGCTGTTCCGGGAAAACACATTGGCCACCAAGGCCATCGATGAGTACATGAAGCTGGTGGCACAGGATTACCTCCAAGAGACGCTGG GACAGGTCGTGCGGCGTCTCTGTGCCTCCACCGAGGACTGTGAGGTGGACCCCAGTAAATGCCCAGCCTCAGATCTGCCCCAGCACCAGAGCAGACTGCGAAACAGCTGCAAGGAGGTCTTTGAGAACATCATCCACTCCTACAA CTGGTTCCCAGCAGAGCTGGGCACTGTGTTCTCAGGCTGGCGAGAAGCATGCAAAGCACGTGGCTCTGAGGCACTGGGGCCCCGACTCGTATGTGCCTCTCTCTTTCTGCGGCTCCTGTGTCCTGCCATTCTGTCACCCAGCCTCTTCGGCCTAGCACCAGAGCACCCGGCACCTGGCCCAGCCCGCACCCTCACACTGATTGCCAAG GTTTGGTGA